The following coding sequences are from one Mycobacterium bourgelatii window:
- a CDS encoding carboxymuconolactone decarboxylase family protein, translating into MDSETYQRGRQIRSEVLGKDYVDKAIAEADEFTGPLQDLITEYCWGAVWGRDGLTRKTRSMLNLAMTSVLNRPHELRTHLRAALTNGVTREEIREIFLQVAIYAGVPAAVDSFRTAGEFFAELDDR; encoded by the coding sequence CAGATCCGTTCCGAAGTTCTGGGCAAGGACTACGTGGACAAAGCGATCGCCGAGGCCGACGAATTCACTGGCCCCCTGCAGGATCTGATCACCGAATATTGCTGGGGCGCGGTGTGGGGACGCGACGGCCTAACCCGCAAGACGCGCAGCATGCTGAATCTGGCCATGACGTCGGTGCTCAACCGCCCGCACGAACTTCGCACACACCTAAGGGCCGCCCTGACCAACGGTGTTACCCGCGAGGAAATCCGGGAGATCTTCCTGCAGGTCGCCATCTACGCCGGAGTGCCCGCCGCCGTTGACAGCTTCCGTACCGCGGGCGAGTTCTTCGCCGAGCTCGACGATCGTTAG